In the Limanda limanda chromosome 1, fLimLim1.1, whole genome shotgun sequence genome, one interval contains:
- the tulp3 gene encoding tubby-related protein 3, whose translation MSYYSIRPSSSASFSSNATTSGIEDDSASLMQQKLEKQRALLEQKQRRKRQEPLMVQPNTEAWPRRSRTRRGEEQAPLVEFQPSIVNDVNMDGIDGPAAFMGSELPDLGTKIQILSPSQTQNKSQSQPQSKSESQFQLQSQPQSPACEEPETDRDTETLLEPKTDIHELLQKQGLCGSMNFDESSENEEDTEEERTRSLSPHADSTRPESAASGKDGSEVVTPGSPTPDSSLIDVANLEEFVLRPAPRGITVKCRISRDKKGMDRGLYPTYFMHMEREDGKKVFLLAGRKRKKSKTSNYLISVDATDLSREGESFIGKLRSNLMGTKFTVYDNGTNPCKNPGALLEESNTRQELAAICYETNVLGFKGPRKMTVVIPGMNMNFERVPVRPQSEQESLLSRCHSHSLDNLIELHNKAPVWNDDTQSYVLNFHGRVTQASVKNFQIVHDNDPDYIVMQFGRVAEDIFTLDYNYPMCALQAFAIGLSSFDSKLACE comes from the exons cgGAATTGAAGATGACAGCGCCAGTCTTATGCAGCAGAAGCTTGAAAAACAG AGGGCACTGTTGGAACAGAAGCAGCGGAGGAAGCGTCAGGAGCCACTCATGGTCCAGCCCAACACGGAGGCCTGGCCCCGGCGCTCCAGGACGCGGCGCGGGGAGGAGCAGGCGCCACTGGTGGAGTTCCAACCCAGTATCGTAAACGATGTCAACATGGATG GCATTGATGGCCCAGCAGCCTTCATGGGATCAGAACTCCCTGATCTGGGAACCAAAATCCAGATCCTCTCGCCAAGCCAAACCCAGAACAAGTCCCAGTCCCAGCCTCAGTCCAAGTCTGAGTCTCAGTTCCAGCTTCAATCCCAGCCTCAGTCTCCAGCTTGTGAGGAGCCCGAGACAGAccgagacactgagactctgctCGAGCCCAAGACGGACATCCACGAGTTACTGCAGAAACAAG GCCTCTGTGGCAGCATGAACTTTGACGAATCCAGTGAAAACGAGGAGGACACGGAGGAAGAACGGACTCGTTCCCTGTCACCTCACGCAGACTCCACCAGGCCTGAGTCTGCTGCCAGCGGCAAAGACGGTTCA GAGGTCGTGACCCCAGGATCACCCACACCCGACAGCTCGCTGATCGACGTGGCGAATCTGGAGGAGTTCGTCCTCCGTCCGGCTCCACGCGGCATCACGGTGAAGTGTCGAATCTCCCGGGACAAGAAGGGCATGGACCGCGGCCTGTACCCCACCTACTTCATGCACATGGAGCGAGAGGACGGCAAGAAG GTGTTCCTGTTGGcaggcaggaagaggaagaagagcaagaCGTCCAACTACCTTATTTCAGTGGACGCCACAGACTTGTCTCGTGAGGGAGAGAGCTTCATCGGTAAACTGAG GTCCAACCTCATGGGCACCAAATTCACCGTGTACGACAACGGCACCAACCCCTGCAAGAACCCCGGGGCTCTGCTGGAGGAGAGCAACACGAGACAGGAACTCGCCGCCATCTGCTAC GAAACCAACGTACTGGGATTCAAAGGACCACGGAAAATGACTGTAGTCATCCCGGGCATGAACATGAACTTCGAGCGAGTCCCCGTGAGACCTCAGAGT GAGCAGGAgagcctcctcagcaggtgtCACAGCCACTCACTGGACAACCTGATCGAGCTGCACAACAAGGCCCCGGTGTGGAACGACGACACGCAGTCCTACGTGCTCAACTTCCACGGCCGGGTCACTCAAGCCTCCGTCAAAAACTTTCAAATAGTTCACGACAACGACC CCGACTACATCGTGATGCAGTTTGGCCGCGTGGCCGAGGACATCTTCACTCTGGACTACAACTATCCCATGTGCGCCCTTCAAGCCTTCGCCATCGGCCTGTCGAGCTTTGACAGCAAGTTGGCCTGCGAATGA